The DNA sequence CGACAGGCCCGCAGAATTAGCCCCCCAGCTGCGCGAACAGGTAGGGTGGACGCCGTGACTCAGATAGCTTCGACCCCCGTTATCAAAGAACCAATGGTCCCTTCGCTCAAGCTCCAGCGAATCCTGGCCATGATTTTGCTCGTATCGCAGGGGGCGATCACTGTCACCGGTTCGATCGTCCGCGTGACTGGTTCTGGCTTGGGCTGTAATACGTGGCCCAACTGCCACGAGGGTTCTCTCGTCCCCGTCCAAGGTGCTGCACCGGCGCTGCACCAGGCGATCGAGTTCGGTAACCGCCTGCTTACTTTCGTCCTCGCGGCGATCGCCATCGCGGTGTTCGTGGCGGTGCTCCGGGCGAAGCGGCGCCGCGAGATCATCGTCTACTCCGTGATCTCCGGGTTGGGCATCGTCCTCCAAGCTGTCATCGGCGGAATTTCCGTCCACCTGGAGCTCAAGTGGTGGGCGGTGGCCATTCACTTCCTGCCGTCGATGGTGTTGGTGTGGATTGCCGCCCTGTTGTACATGCGACTAGCCGAGCCCGATGACGCCGCGCCCGTCCGCTTGTTCTCCCCGATCATCCGGGTCTTCACCGTTGTCTCCGCGGTGTGCCTCAGCCTTGTCCTCGTCACCGGCACGATGGTGACGGGCGCGGGCGTCCACTCCGGTGATGCCGGGGCGGGCATGGAAGGCCGCCTCGACGTCGACATTGAGCTCATGGCCTACATCCACGCTGCGTCGATGTACGTCTATCTCGCGGCGACGTTGATCATCGTGTGGCTGCTGTATTCCGGCAAAGCATCGGTGGCCGCCAAGCGCACCGCGTGGGTACTTGTCGCGATGATCATGGTCCAATGGGCCATCGGCATCATTCAATTCAACCTGGGCATCCCGCGCTGGACCATCCCGGCTCACATCGCGATGTCCTCCGTTGTGGTCGCTTTCTCCGCGTTCCTCTACGCCCACGGCCGACGCCGAATCGGCTCTGAGCCGGAAAACGCACCCGTTTCTCTCTAGAGGTCGCTAGCCTGGATGCCATGAAGGCAATCCAGATAACCCAGACCGGCGGACCAGAGGTCCTACACCTGCGCGACATCGATGCACCCGTCCCCTCCGAGGACGAGGTGCTTGTCGACGTCCAGGTGGCAGGCGTCAACTACATCGACACGTACTACCGGGAAGGCGTCTACCACGCCGCACTCCCCTTCGTCCCCGGCTTGGAGGGCACCGGCCGGGTGGCCTACGACCCCCGCGGCGAGATCGCCGAAGGCACCGTCGTGGCGTGGTGTGACGCCTTTGGGTCCTACGCCGAGCAGGTGTGCGTGCCACGTGATCGCCTCGTCGCGGTGCCCGAAGGCGTGAGCCCCGACGTCGCCGCCTCCATGCTCCTCCAGGGCATTACCGCCCAGTACCTCACCAACGGCGTCTACGACCTCAAGGAGGGCGACTCCTGCCTCATCACCGCGGGTGCCGGCGGCGTCGGCCTGCTAGTCACCCAAATGGCGGCCGCCAAGGGAGCGCGCGTGTTCTCCGTCGTCTCCTCTGATGAGAAAGAGAAGCTGGCGCTGGAAGCAGGAGCGACCGAGGTCTTCCGCTACTCCGACAACCTCGCCGAGGTGGTTCGCCGCCGCAATGATGGAGTTGGCGTGGATGTGGTCTACGACGGCGTCGGCAAGGACACCTTCCTCGAGTCGCTCGAAGCTGTCCGCCCCCGCGGAACCGTGTGCCTGTTCGGCGCCGCCTCAGGTCTGGTAGAACCCTTCGATCCGCAGCTGCTAAACACCCACGGCTCCATCTTCCTCACTCGCCCCTCCATCGGTGCGTGGACTGCCGGTGAGGGAGAGTTCCGGATGCGGGCCCAGGCGGTCACCCAGGCCGTGGTGGACGGCACCCTGAAGTTCCGCGTGTCCAGCTCCTACCCGCTGGCCGAGGCAGCCCAAGCCCACCGGGATCTCCACGCCCGCAAGACCACCGGATCAATCGTGCTCCAGGTGCAGGACTAACGCGCAGGGATTAGAAGAAGGTGGTGGTCCAGCCGAGCATCTCGCCGATGGTTTGCCACCCCAGGACGGCGTCGATGGAGAGGGCGACAAAGACGAGCGCGAGGTAGTTGTTCGAGAGGATGAACAACTTGAGCGGCTTAACGTTGGCGCCCTTGACCACGCCGTTGTGCAGGACGTGCGCCATGACGAGGAAGTAGGCGCCGCCGGCGAGGGCACCAATGAGGTAGATCCAGGAAGCCGCCGGAACCAGCAGCAACGTGGTAATCACGGTGGCCCACGTGTACCACACGATTTGGCGGGTGACCTCGACGGGCTCGCGCACGACCGGGAGCATGGGCACCCCGGCCTTTTGGTAATCATCCTTGTACTTCATGGCCAGCGCCCACGTATGCGGCGGAGTCCAGAAGAAAATGATCATGAAGAGGACAATCGCCTGCCACCACTGATGGGGGACGCCGTCCGGCAGGTTATCGGTGATCACGGCCCAGCCAACGAGGACGGGCATGCACCCTGCCGCCCCACCCCAGATGACGTTTTGCCAGGTCCGGCGCTTGAGCCACTTGGTGTAAACGAAGACGTAGAACCAGTTGGTGAGCACGATAAACAGCGCAGCCAACCAGGAGTTACACAGCAGACCAAGCCACAACACCGAGGTTATGAGCAGCGCCCAGGCGAAGATCGACGCCTCACGGTTGGAAACTTTCTTCCGCACCAAGGGACGAGCACGCGTGCGCCCCATCTTCTGATCGATGTCTGAATCTTCGACCATATTGAAGGTATTGGCGGCCGCCGCACCCATCCAGCCACCGACGACGGTGAGGAGGATGAGCAGGATATTATTCTCGCCGCGCTCGGCCTGCAGCATCGCCGGAATCGTAGCAACGAGGAGTAGTTCAATGACCCTCGGCTTCGTCAGCGCAATGTAGGCCTTGATTGTCTCCAAGTGAGATTCCTCCAACAACATGGTTTTCGACGACTTTTCGACGACTCTTCTCTGGCACGGACTCGTCCTCCAGACTTGTCGTACCTGAGACTCGAAAAGTTCCCGCCGACGCTACCTTAGGCAGGCTCGGCGAGAGGTTCGGGGCGCGTGCGCCCCTGTCATACTAACGGTTGATCGATCGCGGGCGAGAATCAGGGCGCTCATAGCTTCGAGCCACCTGGCATTGCGGACATCTGATCACATGGAAGTGTCGATGAGCACTAAAGTAGACGGTGAACTACACCTCCGACGGTGCTGCCGGGTGGCTAAACCGCTCCCGACCACGGCCGGGACCGTTTCTCCGACAGTCACGTTGGCGGTGTCTTCTGACCCAATATCTACTGAAGTGAGGACTCCCCCGTGACCCTGTCACCCGAACTGCAGGCTCTGACCGAGCGCCGTTACCCCGCCGATTGGGCCGAGATCGACACCCGAGCGGTCGACACCGTCCGCGTCCTGGCGGCTGATGCAGTCCAGAACGTGGGATCCGGTCACCCGGGCACCGCGATGTCTCTCGCTCCCCTGGCGTACACGCTCTACCAGCGCGTGATCAACCACGACCCCAATGACACCGAGTGGGTCGGCCGCGATCGCTTCGTCCTGTCGTGTGGGCACACCTCCCTCACCCAGTACATCCAGCTGTACCTGGGCGGCTTCGGGCTCGAGCTCGATGACATCAAGGCCCTTCGCTCCTGGGGTTCGCTGACCCCGGGCCACCCCGAGGTCCACCACACCCGCGGCGTCGAGATCACCACCGGCCCGCTGGGCCAGGGCCTGGCATCGGCCGTCGGCATGGCAATGGCCTCGCGCCGCGAGCGCGGCCTCTTCGACCCGGAAACCCCGGCCGGTGAGTCCCCCTTCGACCACTTCGTCTACGTCATCGCCTCCGACGGTGACCTGCAGGAGGGCGTGACCTCTGAGGCCTGCTCGCTCGCCGGCACCCAGGAACTGGGCAACCTCATCGTCTTCTGGGATGACAACCGCATTTCCATCGAGGACGACACCCAGATTGCGTTCACCGAAGACGTGGTGGCTCGCTACCAGGCTTACGGTTGGCAGACCATCGAGATCGAGGGTGGCGAGAACGTGGCCGCCATCGAATCCGCCGTCGTCGCCGCCAAGGCAGACACCTCGCGCCCGACTTTCATCCGTCTGCGCACCATCATCGGCTACCCGGCTCCGAACCTGCAGAACACCGGCGCCTCCCACGGTGCCGCGCTGGGTGACGCCGAAGTGGCCGCAACAAAGGAGATCCTGGGCTTCGATCCGGCTAAGAACTTCGACGTGTCCGACGAGGTGATTTCTCACACCCGCCAGCTGGCGAAGCGTGGAGCCGAGAAGCATGCTGCGTGGCAGAAGAAGTTCGACGCCTGGGCAGCGGCCCACCCGGAGAACAAGGAACTGTTTGACCGCCTCACCGCCCGCGAACTGCCGGCCGGCTTCCACGAGTCCCTGCCCACCTGGGATGCGGACGCCAAGGGTGTGGCCACCCGCAAGGCCTCCGAGGCCGCACTGCAGGCCCTCGGCGCCGTCATGCCGGAACTCTGGGGTGGTTCTGCTGACCTCGCCGGCTCGAACAACACCGTGATCAAGGGCTCCCCCTCGTTCGGCCCGAAGAAGATTTCCACCGACACCTGGTCTGCGGAGCCCTATGGCCGCAACCTGCACTTTGGTATCCGCGAGCACGCCATGGGAGCCATCCTCAACGGCATCTCCCTCCACGGCCCCACCCGCCCCTACGGCGGCACCTTCCTCATCTTCTCTGACTACATGCGCCCGGCGGTTCGCCTGGGTTCGTTGATGAAGTGTGACGCTTACTATGTGTGGACCCACGACTCTATTGGTTTGGGCGAAGACGGCCCCACCCACCAGCCGGTGGAGACGCTGGCCGCCCTTCGTGCGATCCCGGGCCTGTCCGTCATCCGCCCGGCCGACGCCAACGAGACCGCTCAGGCATGGGCGGCCGCGCTGGAGTACCGCGAGTCCCCGAAGGGCCTGGCGTTGACCCGTCAGAACGTGCCCGTGTTGGAAGGCACGAAGGAGAAGGCCGCTGAGGGTGTGCGCCGTGGCGCATACGTTCTCGTCGAGGGCTCCAAGGAGACCCCGGACGTCATTCTGCTGGGTACCGGCTCTGAGGTGCAGCTGGCTGTTGAGGCGGCTGCCGCCTTGGAGTCGGAGGGCATTGCCGCTCGCGTCGTGTCCGTGCCGTGTATGGAGTGGTTCGCCGAGCAGGACGCCGAGTACATCGAGTCTGTCCTCCCGGCTGCCGTCCCGGCCCGAGTCTCTGTTGAAGCTGGCATTGCCCAGCCGTGGTACCGCTGGACCGGAACGCATGGCCGCAACGTCTCGCTCGAGCACTTCGGTGCTTCCGCCGCCTACGAAACGCTCTTCGAGGAGTTCGGCATCACCGCCGCAGCCGTCGCCGCTGCCGCCAAGGAATCCCTCGCCGCTTCCAAGTAACTCGTCCCCTGCACCTTCAGTAAAGGATTGACACATGACTTATATTGACGAGCTAGCCTCGCTGGGTACGTCCACCTGGCTGGATGACCTCTCTCGCGATCGCATCACCTCCGGGAACCTCGAGGAGGTCATTGAGACCAAGTCGGTTGTGGGAGTGACCACGAACCCCGCCATTTTCGCCGCCGCCATGAGCAAGGGCAACGCCTACGACGCGCAGATCGCGGAGCTCAAGGCCGCCGGGGCCGCTGTCGACGAGGCTGTCTACGCCATGTCGATTGATGATGTCCGGGATGCCTGCGACGTTTTCCTCCCCATTTTTGAAAAGTCCGGGGGCCGCGACGGTCGCGTATCCATCGAGGTGGATCCGCGCATCTCTGATGACCGTGACGCCACCATCGCCCAGGCAACGGAGCTGTGGAAGAAGGTGGACCGCCCCAACGTGATGATCAAGATCCCGGCTACGGACGGCTCCCTTCCCGCTATCACCGACGCCCTGGCCGCTGGCATTTCCGTCAACGTGACCTTGATCTTCTCGGTGGCCCGATACCGCCAGGTCATCATCGCTTACCGCGAGGGCATTCAGCGCGCTGCCGAGAATGGCCACGCCGTGTCCGACATCTTCTCCGTTGCGTCCTTCTTCGTGTCCCGGCTGGATTCCGAGGTCGACTCTCGCCTCGAGGCCATCGGCACCGACGAGGCTCTGGCGTTGCGCGGCAAGGCTGGCGTTGCCAATGCTCAGCGTGCTTACGCGGTGTTCCAGGAACTCGGCCGTGAGGGCCTGCCGCTGGGTGCTAATGTGCAACGTCCACTGTGGGCCTCGACCGGGGTGAAGAACCCGGAGTACCCGGCAACCCTCTATGTGACTGAGCTGGCCGGACCCGACACCGTCAACACCATGCCGGAAGCAACTATCGACGCTGTTCTCGAACTCGGCGGCCTCCACGGCGACACCCTTGACGGTGCCGCCGACGAGGCGCTGACGGTGTTCGAGCAGTTGTCGGCCGTGGGCATCGACATGGAGGACGTGTTCGCAGTGCTGGAGCAGGAGGGCGTCGATAAGTTTGTGTCGGCGTGGCAGGAACTGCTCGACTCCATGGAAACCCAACTGCAGTAATTTCACGAAAGGACGATGCTTCATGGCCTCGACCGATACTGAGCAGTGGGTCAACCCGCTGCGCGATGTCCACGACAAGCGGCTCCCGCGGATCGCCGGGCCCTCCGGCATGGTGATCTTCGGCGTGACCGGTGACCTGGCACGCAAGAAGCTGCTTCCGGCAGTGTACGACCTTGCCAATCGTGGACTTTTGCCCGCCGGCTTCACGCTGGTGGGATTCGGTCGACGCCAGTGGAGCAAAGCCGACTTCGAGGCTTATGTCCGGGAGGCCGTCGAGGCCGGGGCGCGCACCAAGTTCCGCGAGCACGTGTGGGAACGCCTGGCGGAAGGCGCCCACTTCGTGGAGGGCAACTTCGACGATGCTGGTTTTGATCAGCTGGCCGCCACGTTGCGGGACATGGACCGCACGCGCGGCACCTCCGGAAACTGGGCGTTTTACCTATCCGTACCGCCGGACTACTTCTCTACGGTGTGCCACCAGCTCGAGCGTTCCGGGCTCGCGGAGGCAACGGCCGAATCCTGGCGCCGGGTGATCATTGAGAAGCCCTTCGGCCACGATGAGGCGAGTGCCCGCGAGCTGAACCAGGTGGTGAACGCGGTTTTCCCGGAGGAATCCGTCTTCCGCATCGACCACTACCTGGGCAAGGAAACCGTCCAGAACATTTTGGCGCTGCGCTTTGCCAACCAGCTCTTCGATCCGCTGTGGAACTCCCACTACGTTGACCACGTCCAGATCACCATGGCCGAAGACATCGGACTGGGTGGTCGCGCCGGATATTACGACGGAATCGGCGCCGCCCGCGACGTCATCCAGAACCACTTGATCCAGCTTCTCGCGCTCGTCGCGATGGAGGAGCCCGTCACCTTCGACCCGACGGAGCTCCAGGCGGAAAAGGTCAAGGTCCTGCGGGCCACCTCGCCGGTGTATCCGCTGAGCAAAACCACCGCCCGCGGTCAGTATGCCTCCGGCTGGCAGGGATCCGAGCAGGTCATCGGCCTGCGCGAGGAGGAAGGCTTCGACGTCAATTCGACGACCGAGACCTATGCCGCCTGCACCCTCCAGATCAACTCTCGGCGTTGGGCGGGGGTTCCCTTCTTCCTGCGCACCGGCAAGCGGTTGGGACGTCGCGTCACGGAGATCGCCGTCGTGTTCAAGGAGGCCCCGCACCAGCCGTTCTCTGAGCGACAGACCGCCTCACTCGGGCGCAACGCCGTGGTCATTCGCATCCAGCCGGACGAGGGCGTGCTCATGCGCTTCGGTTCCAAGGTGCCGGGGTCCGCCATGGAAGTCCGTGACGTCAACATGGATTTCTCCTACGCGGAAGCCTTCACCGAGGAATCCCCCGAGGCTTACGAGCGCCTCATCCTCGATGCCCTGCTCGATGAGTCCAGCCTCTTCCCCACCAATGAGGAGGTCGAACTATCTTGGGCAATTCTGGATCCGATCCTCGAATACTGGGCGTCCCAAGGCCAGCCTGAGCAGTACCGGTCCGGCACGTGGGGTCCTGCCAGCGCCGACCGCATGCTTGAGCGCACTGGCCGCACCTGGCGTCGCCCCTAACCTCATCGCTGATACAAGCGCAGATAGAAGTCGGAAAGGCCCCCATGATCATCACCCTGCCGGATACCACGACCCGGAAGATCGCCGCCAGCCTCCTGGACGCGCGGGAGAACAACTCGCAGACGACTGGCCGAGTGCTGACCCTCATCGTCGTCGCCGCGATGGACGACGATGTCGATCACATCATCTCCGTCACCCGCGATGCGTCCCACGAGCATCCCGCGCGTGTCATCGTGTTGCTCACCGGTGTCACGGAGGGTGAGCCGCACCTCAACGCCGAGGTCCGCGTCGGGGGGCACGCGGGCGCGTCGGAGATGGTCATCATGCAGATCACCGGCGAACTCACCCAGCACCTGGAGTCGGTGGTCACTCCCCTGCTGCTCCCGGATACCCCGGTGGTGACGTGGTGGCCGACCGCCGCCCCGGAGGATCCGTCGGAGCATCCCTTGGGTCAGCTCGCTCAGCGCCGCATCACCAACTCGGCGCATTGCGCGACGGTGGGCATCCTCGAGCGTCTTCGCGCGACCTATGCGCCGGGCGATTCGGACATGGTGTGGTCGGCGATCACCAGTTGGCGCGGCATCGTCGCTTCCTCCCTCGACCGCTATCCCCATGAAGACGTTGAGGCGGTCACCCTAACCGGCCCGCCTGACACCCCGGCGGTCGACATCGCAGCTGGCTGGCTCGCCGATCGACTCGGAGTGCCCATCATTCGGGAGATCACCGAGCCGCTTATCGACGCCCGCCTGTTCCCCATCCAAACACTTCGCTTCGACCGGGCCTCCGGCCCGCTCACTGTCGACGTCCTCGACCATCGCACCGTCCGCGTCGCCATGCCTGACAGCCCAGAATCGCTGGTGTCCATGGTCGTCCGTTCGGATGCCGATTGCCTCGCCGAGGAACTGCGCCACCTCGATCCCGATCTCACCTACGCCAATGCCCTCCGGGGGCTCACCCGCGTGAACTACGTCATTTAAGGATTCACTTCATGGTCACCGTTCGCCGCGTCCACGACCTCGACGCCCTCATTTCCGCTGCCTCTGACGACTTCGTCTCCGTTGTCAATGAGGCCATCGCGTCGCGCGGGGTTGCCCGCGTTATCCTCACGGGTGGTGGGGCTGGCATCGGCCTGCTGCGCCGCGTGCGCACGCTGTCGGATGAGCTCGATTGGTCTCGCATTCACGTCTTCTTCGGCGACGAACGCAACGTGGAGCTGACCCACGAGGAATCCAACGAGCGGCAGGCCCGCGAGGCTCTCCTGGACCACGTGGGCATCCCTGCCGAGAACATCCACGGCTATGGGCTCGACGGCTCGGCCATGGAACCGGCAGTCGCTGCCTACACGGAGGTGCTCTCTACCTTCGCGCCGGAGGGCTTCGACCTTCACCTCCTCGGCATGGGCCACGAGGGCCACATCAACTCTCTCTTTCCACACTCCCGGGCCGTTTCGGAGGAGGAGAAACTAGTGGTGGCTGTCGATGACTCCCCCAAGGCTCCCGCCGAGCGAGTCACCCTCACGCTACCCGCCGTCGCCTCCGCTGACCGCGTCTGGCTGCTTGTCTCTGGCGCTGAGAAGGCCGAAGCCGCCAGCCATGTCATCGCGGGTTCGCCCACGGTGGACTGGCCTGCCGCGGGTGCGCACGGTCGCCTGGAGACCGTCCTGTACCTGACAGATGACGCCGCAGAGGTGTAGGCGGCCGCCGACGGGCACGTTGGACCTTTGGAAGTACCTTTTCCTACCCCCAAAAGTAGTGGTCTGTCAGGGCAGTTTTCTTACCTTAATGCGGCCTGAGTAAGTATGCAGTAGCCGTCATAACGGCAGCTCACGGACGGGCAGATTCGGGGTCCGCGGCAGTGTATTTTCAACAGAATTTCAATACAAACCATTTCATTGCCTCCACCGCACAGCTAGGGGTTTCATCCCTAGGACACCAGGGGTGTACACACACATTGAGCGGACTTAGGCTGGGCTTTACAACCTTTTAGATACCGTTTCTACAAGGTTTCCACCATTCCGTGGCACCCCGCCGCGGTCGAGAGGAGAACATATGACCGACTACGCAGTAGCAATTGTCCTGCCCGACAATGCTTCGACTTACCAGTTCTACTCAACGATGAAGAACTCCTACGACCAGCTCGGAGTCTCCGCATCTGCCATCGTCGAGCGCGATGACCAGGGCGCTGTCCGAGTCACCGAAGGCGATGACACCGTCACTGGCGAAGGCATCGTCGGCGGTTCCCTCCTCGGCCTGTTGGTCGGCGTTCTCGGCGGCCCACTCGGCATGCTCCTCGGAGCCTCAGTGGGTGCTGCTGGTGGCGCTGTCTTTGATGCCGCCCGCGTGGACACTGCGGACGATGCCATCACCGAGTTCGCTGGCCTCGTGCCCGCTGGCCGTAACGCCATCATCGCTGAGACTGTGGAAAGCAGCACTGTCGCCCTCGACGCAGTGGTGAAGGACGCCGGCGGTACCATCGTTCGCCGCCCGATCGCGGAGATCGTCGCTGAGATTGAGGCACAGCAGCAGGCTGTCGCTGACGCTGCCGATGCTGCTCGTGACGCCTTGCGTGAACAGCGCAAGCAAGAGCGCCACGAGAAGATTGAGGAGCGCATTGACGCCCTGAAGGCACGGTTCAGCCGCAATAAGTAGTCCCGGCTGACTGGACGAAAAAGTACCTGCTTCCCCATCTGGGAAGCAGGTACTTTTTTACTTGGTCGGACTATTAGCCAGCGTAGGCCTGCATGAGGTTGAGTGCGACGATGCAGGCAATCCACATGACGGCCATGAGGATGGTGTAACGATCGAGGTTCTTTTCCACGATCGTCGAACCGGACAGGTTCGACTGCACGCCTCCACCGAACAGGCTCGACAGGCCGCCACCCTTACCCTTGTGCAGCAAAACAAACACCGTCATGAGCGTGGCTGACAGCACGAGGATGATCTGAAGAGCGAGGAGCATGCGGATCCTTTAACAATTGAGGGGGTGAAACTTCCGATCAGTCTACACCAGGGTTTAGCCCGAATTCCTTAGCGCCGTCGCGAGCCCGTTCATGGTCAACTGGATTCCCCGTGACACGGCGTCACGTTCGTCGCCGGCGCGGTGCCTGCGCAGCAACTCCAATTGGATGATGTTCAGCGGCAAGAGGTAGGGGAAGCGGCGACGCACCGAGCGAGCCAATGACGGGTTATCCGCCAAGAGATCGTCGCTCCCGGTTACTTCGCTGAACATGCGGCGAGTGAGTTCGAATTCCTCGACGATGACGGCGTGGACGCGGGAGGCGATCTCGCGGTCGTCGACAAGCCGGGCGTAGAGCTCAGCCAATTCCATGCCTGCCTTACTCATCACCTGTGCCATGTTGGACATCACGGAGGTGAAAAATGGCCACGTCTCGTAGAGACGGCGCAGCTCGGCTCGGCGCTCCTCCGAGCCCTCACCCTCCCCGATCCATTCCGCCAGAGCGGTGCCCACGCCAAACCAACCGGGCAGCAGGACTCGAGACTGTGACCAGGCAAGCACCCAAGGGATGGCACGCAGGTCATCGACGGCCTTGGTTTGCTTGCGTGCCGTGGGGCGGGAACCGATGTTGAGAGCCCCGATCTCCGCCAATGGGGTGGACTGCACGAAGTAGGGAATGAAGCCAGGGTCCTCGTGGATGAGGGAGGCGTACTTGTCGCGGCTCAAGCGGGAAATCTCCGTCATGATCTCAATCGCCCGCTCGCGATCTTCGAGCTCATCCACGGGCAAGAGGCTCGCCTCCAAAGTCGCCGAGACCAAAGCTTCCAAATTGCGCCGCGCAGCTCGGGGGCTGCCGTACTTCGCGGAGATGATCTCACCCTGTTCAGTCACCCGAACCGAACCATCAACAGCGCCCTTTGGCTGCGCGAGGATGGCGTCATAGGAGGGTCCGCCACCGCGGCCGACGGTTCCGCCGCGGCCATGGAAAAGACGCAAGCGGATGCCGTACTCGCGGGAAATCTCCACCAGCTCCAATTCGGCGGCGTAGAGCGCCCAGTTAGCGGCGAAATAGCCGCCATCCTTGTTGGAGTCGGAGTAGCCGAGCATGATCTCCTGAATCCCGCCGCGTTGGGTGAGGTAGGAGCGGTAGAGAGGCAAGTCCCACAGCTGGCGCAGGATATCAGCACCAGCTTCGAGGTCATCGATGGTCTCGAACAATGGGATGATGTCAATGCTGCCCGTTGGGGTATCCCCATCGGCCCGGATGAGACCGGCTTCTTTCAGCAGCACCATCGGCTCGAGAATGTCACTGACCGACGTCGCCATGGAGATGATCTGGTGCGGAACCATCTTCTCGCCGAAGCGCTCGACGGAGTCGGACGCCTGGGCGATGAGATCCAGCTCCCGTTGCGTCGGTTCGCTAAATCCACGGTATCCGCGGGGAACCAATGGGCGCGGGGTCCGCAGCTCCGTGGTCAGCAGTTCGACCTTGGCGTCCTCTGACAGGGCCGCGTAGTCCTCAGTGACGTGCGCGGTGGCAAACACCTCGGTGAGGACATTCTCAAAGCTCTCCGAGTTCTGCCGCAAATCGATGGAATACAGGTGGAACCCGAAGCTGGCGATGGCCGAGCGGATGGAGGCCAGGCGGTCGTCGGCAATGATGTCGTCCTGCGAACTACGCAGCGACACATCGATGGTGGCAAGGTCGGCGTCGAACTCCTCCGCCGAGGTGTAGGGCGCGTATTGGCGGTGCCACACGCCTTCGACAGCATCCTCGCCCACCAGTGTCGCCGTGGTGGCCAAGATCCGACCCCGCACGCCATGGACGGCGCGCCGATACGGTTCATCAACTCGGCTGGGAACCTCGTTATTGCCTTCCTTAGCCAGTGCGACGAGCTCGACTGTCACACCGGTCATCCGGTCCGACAGGCTGAGCTCATGCTCCAACGCATGCAGCTGGGCGGCGTAGTACTTCAGTACAGTCTGCGCGGCGCGGCGGGAGGCGTAATCCAAGGTCTCGGCGGTGACATAGGGGTTACCGTCGTGGTCGCCGCCGATCCACGAACCGGGACGAAGAATGGGTCGGGCAGGGGTGACGTCGCCGAAGTCTGCCTTGAGCCGCTGGTTGACGGCTCGGTTAAGAGCCGGGATCTCTTTGAGCAAAGAGAGCTTGTAGTAGCGCAGGCCAACTTCGATTTCGTCTTCAATCCGGGGGCGAGCCACCCGGATAAGTGCCGTTTGCCAGAGAATGGTCATGCGTCGACGAATGTCGTTATCGATGGACGCCAAGCGCGCCTCAGTTCGAGCATTGAGCTCGGCTTCGAGGACAGCGTTGCGTTGAATCAACAACTCGGTGATGTGCTTCTGGGCGTCGAACACGGTGCGACGGCGGGTTTCCGTCGGGTGAGCTGTGAGGACGGGTGCGACGAGAGCCCCGTCGAGGATGCGGGCGATGTCGGCGGACTCGAGCTCGGCCGAGGCGAGCTTGTCCCAGGTCGCGTCCAACGTGGAGTCGAGAGCGGGGCCTCCCGCATCGAGTTGGCGTTCCCGGTTGACATCATCGTGGATGTCCTCCGCGAGATTCGCCATGAGCGCGAAGTGGGAAAACGCACGGATGACGCGCGTCGCTTGCGTGGGTTCGATATTGCGGAACAGCTCCACCAAGACCTCGAGGTCGGCATTTCCCTTTGCCACCTCGAAGGCCTGTTGGCGGGCTAGTTCGACCAGGTTGAAAACCTCGTCGCCTTCCTGCTCCGCAATCACCTGGCCGAGAATACGGCCCAGGTATCTAATATCTTCCTGTAGGTGATTGCGTGC is a window from the Corynebacterium testudinoris genome containing:
- a CDS encoding COX15/CtaA family protein — its product is MVPSLKLQRILAMILLVSQGAITVTGSIVRVTGSGLGCNTWPNCHEGSLVPVQGAAPALHQAIEFGNRLLTFVLAAIAIAVFVAVLRAKRRREIIVYSVISGLGIVLQAVIGGISVHLELKWWAVAIHFLPSMVLVWIAALLYMRLAEPDDAAPVRLFSPIIRVFTVVSAVCLSLVLVTGTMVTGAGVHSGDAGAGMEGRLDVDIELMAYIHAASMYVYLAATLIIVWLLYSGKASVAAKRTAWVLVAMIMVQWAIGIIQFNLGIPRWTIPAHIAMSSVVVAFSAFLYAHGRRRIGSEPENAPVSL
- a CDS encoding quinone oxidoreductase family protein, giving the protein MKAIQITQTGGPEVLHLRDIDAPVPSEDEVLVDVQVAGVNYIDTYYREGVYHAALPFVPGLEGTGRVAYDPRGEIAEGTVVAWCDAFGSYAEQVCVPRDRLVAVPEGVSPDVAASMLLQGITAQYLTNGVYDLKEGDSCLITAGAGGVGLLVTQMAAAKGARVFSVVSSDEKEKLALEAGATEVFRYSDNLAEVVRRRNDGVGVDVVYDGVGKDTFLESLEAVRPRGTVCLFGAASGLVEPFDPQLLNTHGSIFLTRPSIGAWTAGEGEFRMRAQAVTQAVVDGTLKFRVSSSYPLAEAAQAHRDLHARKTTGSIVLQVQD
- the tkt gene encoding transketolase, translated to MTLSPELQALTERRYPADWAEIDTRAVDTVRVLAADAVQNVGSGHPGTAMSLAPLAYTLYQRVINHDPNDTEWVGRDRFVLSCGHTSLTQYIQLYLGGFGLELDDIKALRSWGSLTPGHPEVHHTRGVEITTGPLGQGLASAVGMAMASRRERGLFDPETPAGESPFDHFVYVIASDGDLQEGVTSEACSLAGTQELGNLIVFWDDNRISIEDDTQIAFTEDVVARYQAYGWQTIEIEGGENVAAIESAVVAAKADTSRPTFIRLRTIIGYPAPNLQNTGASHGAALGDAEVAATKEILGFDPAKNFDVSDEVISHTRQLAKRGAEKHAAWQKKFDAWAAAHPENKELFDRLTARELPAGFHESLPTWDADAKGVATRKASEAALQALGAVMPELWGGSADLAGSNNTVIKGSPSFGPKKISTDTWSAEPYGRNLHFGIREHAMGAILNGISLHGPTRPYGGTFLIFSDYMRPAVRLGSLMKCDAYYVWTHDSIGLGEDGPTHQPVETLAALRAIPGLSVIRPADANETAQAWAAALEYRESPKGLALTRQNVPVLEGTKEKAAEGVRRGAYVLVEGSKETPDVILLGTGSEVQLAVEAAAALESEGIAARVVSVPCMEWFAEQDAEYIESVLPAAVPARVSVEAGIAQPWYRWTGTHGRNVSLEHFGASAAYETLFEEFGITAAAVAAAAKESLAASK
- the tal gene encoding transaldolase, which encodes MTYIDELASLGTSTWLDDLSRDRITSGNLEEVIETKSVVGVTTNPAIFAAAMSKGNAYDAQIAELKAAGAAVDEAVYAMSIDDVRDACDVFLPIFEKSGGRDGRVSIEVDPRISDDRDATIAQATELWKKVDRPNVMIKIPATDGSLPAITDALAAGISVNVTLIFSVARYRQVIIAYREGIQRAAENGHAVSDIFSVASFFVSRLDSEVDSRLEAIGTDEALALRGKAGVANAQRAYAVFQELGREGLPLGANVQRPLWASTGVKNPEYPATLYVTELAGPDTVNTMPEATIDAVLELGGLHGDTLDGAADEALTVFEQLSAVGIDMEDVFAVLEQEGVDKFVSAWQELLDSMETQLQ